The Nitrososphaera sp. genomic interval TATAAGAATCCGTCAAAAAGACGCGGAGGCAAGTCGCAGAGTAGCGAGCAGGTTGCACACAAGGTCGCCTGGGCAGCTGTCAAGAACGAGTACCAGAAAAAGGGCGACGAGTGGGTCAAAAGATAGGGCACTAGACAGGCAGGGCTGCTAGGTCTTTTTGTAGTGGAGCAGTCCGCCAGCCGCGACTATTTTTGCGATAAGGTCCGGAAATGGCTTCATTGCATAAACCTCACGGCCCTTTGTAAGATTCGTAATCTCGTTCTTGGCAAGGTTGATTTCAAGCTCGTCCTTGTCGGATATTTTTTCTAGGGTAGCGCTGTCAATTTCGATTGGAAGCAGGTACCCGCCGTCCACTGCATTTCTGTAGAAAATGCGGGCAAATGAGGGCGCAAGGATCGCCTTGATGCCTGTTTGAGACAGCGCGATCGGGGCATGTTCTCTGCTTGACCCGCATCCAAAGTTCGAGCCGGCCAGAACAAAATCCCCCTCGGTCACCTTTTCAGAGAACTTGGGGTCAATTCCTTCCATCGCATGTTTTGCGAGTTCCTTGTGGTCGTGGATCTTTAGATACGGGCCTGGAATAATGACGTCGGTATCGATATTGTCCCTGCCGTATTTGTGAACCCGGCCCCTGAGAAGAGAACTGCTCATTTCGAAATGTCCCTCGGGTCCGTGATTTTGCCGCTGACAGCTGATGCAGCGACTACGAGCGGCGATGCAAGGTAGGTCTTTGATTCGACGTGGCCCATCCTTCCGGGAAAGTTACGGTTAGTCGTGCTGATGCATACCTCGCCTTTGCCGAGTACTCCCATGTGCGCTCCGCAGCATGCGCCGCAGGTCGGCGGTCCGACCACGGCTCCGGCGTCTATAAAGATCTCGACGAGACCTTCCTTGACAGCCTTGGCATAGATCGACTGCGCCGCCGGGAGCACCTCGGTTCGGATCTTTACTTTCTTTCCCCTGAGCACTTTGGCAGCCTCGCGGAGATCGTCGAGTTTTGCCCCCGTGCATGAACCGATGTAGGCCTTGTCAAGCGCCGTTCCCTGGACGTCCCTTGCAGACGCGATGTTTCCCGGAGAAAACGG includes:
- a CDS encoding 3-isopropylmalate dehydratase small subunit, translating into MSSSLLRGRVHKYGRDNIDTDVIIPGPYLKIHDHKELAKHAMEGIDPKFSEKVTEGDFVLAGSNFGCGSSREHAPIALSQTGIKAILAPSFARIFYRNAVDGGYLLPIEIDSATLEKISDKDELEINLAKNEITNLTKGREVYAMKPFPDLIAKIVAAGGLLHYKKT